The following coding sequences lie in one Bacteroides helcogenes P 36-108 genomic window:
- a CDS encoding lipid A phosphoethanolamine transferase translates to MKLFKNMKGQFGNQEQLFYLFLTVLIVPNIILCFTEPISLEAKICNVALPFSLYYMVMTWSRNSGRTFWILFPFIFFGAFQIVLLYLFGQSIIAVDMFLNLVTTNPSEALELLDNLIPAIVIVVLLYIPALILAMILIVRKRKLPEIFVRRERKRAWFALAIGISSLGFTLLSDSRYELKSDLYPANVCYNIALAFQRATQTQKYEETSKGFTFNAKATHPAGRREVYVMVVGETSRANNWSIYDYERETNPELSKVKGLTYFCHALTESNTTHKSVPMLLSSVDANDFDSIYYQKGIITAFKEAGYQTAFFSNQRYNHSFIDFFGKEADTFDFIKEDVKDSNYNPSDDELLKLVAAEVEKGATKQFIVLHTYGSHFNYRERYPAERAVFLPDTPVDAKVRYKKNLVNAYDNSIRYTDDFLARIIHLLQRQCVDAAMLYTSDHGEDIFDDERRLFLHASPVPSYYQIHVPFLLWMSDSYKEANPMLAQAAQGNQKRNISSSASFFHTMLQLGGIATPYRNDSLSVTSALLTEKPRIYLNDHNKACSLGDTGMGKEDFEMLDKKGIRCK, encoded by the coding sequence ATGAAGCTTTTTAAAAACATGAAGGGACAGTTTGGAAATCAGGAACAGTTGTTTTATTTGTTTCTAACTGTTTTAATAGTTCCCAATATCATACTTTGTTTTACAGAACCGATATCATTGGAGGCAAAGATATGCAATGTGGCGTTACCGTTCTCCTTATATTATATGGTAATGACTTGGTCAAGGAACAGTGGCAGAACTTTCTGGATTTTGTTCCCGTTTATCTTTTTCGGAGCCTTCCAGATAGTGTTGCTTTATCTTTTCGGACAGTCCATTATTGCAGTGGACATGTTCTTGAATCTGGTAACAACCAATCCAAGCGAAGCATTGGAATTACTCGATAATCTGATACCTGCTATCGTCATCGTGGTACTGCTGTATATACCTGCATTGATTCTGGCAATGATTTTAATAGTGCGTAAGCGGAAATTACCGGAAATATTTGTCCGACGGGAACGAAAAAGAGCATGGTTTGCATTAGCTATCGGTATTTCATCTTTAGGCTTTACTCTTTTGTCGGATAGCCGCTACGAACTGAAATCTGATCTGTATCCGGCAAATGTGTGTTATAATATTGCACTTGCTTTTCAACGGGCTACTCAAACACAAAAGTATGAGGAAACATCGAAAGGCTTTACGTTTAATGCCAAAGCCACTCATCCTGCTGGTAGGAGAGAAGTGTATGTAATGGTAGTGGGCGAAACTTCCCGCGCCAATAATTGGTCCATTTATGATTATGAACGTGAAACAAATCCTGAACTCTCAAAGGTAAAAGGATTGACTTATTTCTGTCATGCGCTGACAGAATCAAATACCACGCACAAAAGTGTTCCGATGTTATTATCATCCGTCGATGCTAATGATTTTGATTCTATTTATTATCAGAAAGGAATTATTACTGCATTCAAAGAAGCCGGGTATCAGACCGCTTTTTTCTCCAATCAGCGTTATAACCATTCCTTCATCGATTTTTTTGGTAAAGAGGCCGATACATTTGATTTTATCAAAGAGGACGTAAAAGATTCCAACTATAATCCTTCAGATGATGAATTACTAAAATTGGTGGCAGCCGAAGTTGAGAAGGGAGCTACCAAACAATTTATTGTTCTCCATACTTATGGATCACATTTTAATTATCGTGAGCGTTATCCGGCAGAAAGAGCAGTTTTTTTACCTGACACTCCGGTGGATGCCAAAGTCAGGTATAAAAAAAATTTAGTAAATGCCTATGATAATTCCATTCGATATACAGATGATTTTTTGGCACGTATTATTCACTTGTTACAGCGGCAATGCGTGGATGCAGCCATGCTTTATACCTCCGACCACGGAGAAGATATCTTTGATGATGAGAGGCGTCTGTTTTTGCACGCTTCGCCAGTACCCTCATATTATCAAATTCATGTACCTTTTCTTTTGTGGATGTCTGACAGCTACAAAGAAGCTAATCCGATGTTGGCACAAGCGGCACAAGGCAACCAAAAAAGGAATATTTCTTCCAGCGCTTCTTTTTTCCATACGATGCTCCAATTGGGTGGCATAGCGACTCCTTATCGCAATGATTCCCTATCCGTGACGAGCGCCTTGCTGACAGAAAAGCCCAGAATATATCTGAACGATCACAATAAAGCATGTTCATTAGGTGATACAGGCATGGGAAAAGAAGACTTCGAGATGCTGGATAAGAAGGGAATTCGCTGTAAATAA